One window from the genome of Thermus sediminis encodes:
- a CDS encoding LacI family DNA-binding transcriptional regulator, protein MGRKARYTVKEIAQLANVSVGTVSRALNNRPGVSPETRARILELTRNLGFAPSPAARELVGRSATVGLLLAPRVRRYTPYFTLLLEALSEALAKEGLRVREVATDSVGLPREEALGYILLGAHDHDPRLEHLKREGRPFVLIGAYPGVFAVAPEDVDGGYQATRHLLELGHERVAHLTGHLHHQAGRERLLGYRKALEEKGLKFQSELVLDGQFEALGAYRAVRRAWEGGLRFTALFAASDEMALGAKAALEDLGLRIPWDVSLVGYDDLPEVGQDLTTVHQDIPTIAEEAVALLHKALAGEAPTGKRVPVRLVVRGTTAPKEVIARQKP, encoded by the coding sequence ATGGGCAGAAAAGCGCGCTACACCGTTAAAGAAATAGCCCAGCTAGCAAACGTTTCTGTAGGCACGGTCAGCCGCGCCTTGAACAACCGCCCGGGCGTGAGCCCAGAAACCCGGGCCCGCATCCTGGAACTGACCCGGAACCTGGGCTTCGCCCCTTCCCCGGCGGCCCGAGAACTGGTGGGGCGTTCCGCCACCGTGGGCCTCCTCCTGGCCCCCAGGGTGCGGCGGTACACCCCGTACTTCACCCTGCTCCTCGAGGCCCTGTCCGAGGCCCTGGCCAAGGAGGGCCTCAGGGTTAGGGAGGTGGCCACCGACTCCGTGGGCCTCCCCCGGGAGGAAGCCCTGGGGTACATCCTCCTCGGGGCCCACGACCACGACCCCAGGCTGGAGCACCTGAAGCGGGAAGGAAGGCCCTTTGTGCTCATCGGCGCCTACCCCGGGGTCTTCGCCGTGGCCCCGGAGGACGTGGACGGGGGCTACCAGGCCACCCGCCACCTCCTGGAGTTGGGGCACGAGCGCGTAGCCCACCTCACCGGCCACCTCCACCACCAGGCGGGCCGGGAGCGCCTCCTCGGCTACCGCAAGGCCCTGGAAGAGAAGGGGCTTAAGTTCCAGTCCGAGCTGGTCCTGGACGGGCAGTTTGAAGCCCTTGGGGCCTACCGGGCGGTGCGCCGGGCCTGGGAGGGGGGTCTGCGCTTCACCGCCCTCTTCGCCGCCTCCGACGAGATGGCCCTGGGGGCCAAGGCGGCCCTCGAGGACCTGGGCCTCCGCATCCCCTGGGACGTGAGCCTGGTGGGCTACGACGACCTACCCGAGGTGGGGCAGGACCTGACCACCGTGCACCAGGACATCCCCACCATCGCCGAGGAGGCCGTAGCCTTGCTGCACAAGGCCCTGGCAGGCGAGGCGCCCACGGGCAAGCGGGTCCCTGTGCGCCTGGTGGTACGGGGGACCACGGCCCCAAAGGAGGTGATAGCCAGGCAAAAACCCTAG
- a CDS encoding cyclase family protein: MCAPLVMETVARSLSRRAFLASGLGAFSGVALAQARVPGKAFSRAADLTHELSPEIPLFPGAEPMRITTLVTVRQNGYYGNRLDLWEHSGTHMDAPAHFVEGAPTAERLPVASLIAPLAIIRIREKAARDPDAQVTAEDILAYERAYGRLPRGAFVAMDSGWEARWKDPKAFLNQDASGILHFPGFSPEAAEFLVREREIVGVGVDTLSLDFGPSRDFRAHVTLLGAGKYGLENLAGLAQVPPSGALIFVGGPKHKGASGGPVRAVAVW, from the coding sequence ATGTGCGCGCCCTTGGTGATGGAGACGGTGGCCCGTTCCCTCTCCCGCAGGGCCTTCCTAGCCTCGGGCCTTGGGGCCTTTTCGGGGGTGGCCCTGGCCCAGGCGAGGGTTCCCGGTAAGGCCTTCTCTCGGGCAGCCGACCTTACCCACGAGCTCTCCCCGGAGATCCCCCTCTTCCCTGGGGCTGAGCCCATGCGGATCACCACCCTGGTCACCGTGCGCCAAAACGGCTATTACGGCAACCGCTTGGACCTCTGGGAGCACTCAGGCACCCACATGGACGCCCCAGCCCACTTCGTGGAAGGGGCTCCCACCGCGGAGAGGCTCCCCGTGGCTAGCCTCATCGCTCCCCTGGCCATCATCCGCATCCGTGAGAAGGCGGCTAGGGACCCAGACGCCCAGGTCACTGCGGAGGATATCCTGGCCTACGAGAGGGCCTATGGCCGCCTGCCCAGGGGGGCCTTCGTGGCCATGGACTCGGGCTGGGAGGCTAGGTGGAAGGACCCCAAGGCCTTCCTCAACCAGGATGCCTCCGGCATCCTGCACTTCCCCGGCTTTTCTCCGGAGGCGGCGGAGTTTTTGGTGAGGGAGCGGGAGATCGTGGGCGTGGGGGTGGACACCCTCTCCCTGGACTTCGGCCCCTCCAGGGACTTTAGGGCCCACGTCACCCTCCTCGGCGCGGGGAAGTACGGGCTTGAGAACCTGGCGGGCCTGGCCCAGGTGCCCCCCTCTGGGGCCCTGATCTTCGTGGGTGGACCCAAGCACAAGGGAGCCTCCGGGGGTCCGGTGCGGGCTGTGGCGGTATGGTGA
- a CDS encoding TRAP transporter substrate-binding protein, with protein MRRILAGLGWLTLGALAQAWNMATPYPPANFHTQNIQQFVKEVEEATGGRLKVTVHPGGSLFPHPQILPAVRNGQVQMGEVLMSLLANENPLFNLDAIPFVATSYEEAWRLYQAQRLEVERWLAQRGVVFLYAVPWPPQGLYTRRPVDSAQDLRGLRFRAYNPATARMAQLLGMAPVQVEAADIPQAFATGIVEAMVTSAVTGVDSQAWDFARYFYDVKAWIPKNMVVIGRRAFESLPPQDREALLQAARRAEERGWRLSQEQETRAMQTLAGRGMQVVKPSSQLMADFKRVGEAMVLEWQRQAGATGIRVYRQYLGR; from the coding sequence ATGAGGCGAATTCTTGCGGGACTCGGTTGGTTGACCCTTGGCGCTTTGGCCCAGGCCTGGAACATGGCCACCCCCTACCCCCCGGCCAACTTCCACACCCAAAACATCCAGCAGTTCGTCAAGGAGGTGGAGGAGGCCACGGGGGGTAGGCTCAAGGTCACCGTCCACCCCGGGGGCTCCCTCTTCCCCCATCCCCAGATCCTGCCCGCGGTGAGGAACGGCCAGGTGCAGATGGGGGAGGTGCTCATGTCCCTCCTGGCCAACGAGAACCCCCTCTTCAACCTGGACGCTATTCCCTTCGTGGCCACCAGCTATGAGGAGGCCTGGCGGCTCTACCAGGCCCAGCGCCTGGAGGTGGAGAGGTGGCTGGCGCAAAGGGGTGTGGTCTTCCTCTACGCAGTCCCTTGGCCGCCCCAAGGGCTTTACACCAGGCGGCCCGTGGACTCCGCCCAGGACCTCAGGGGCCTCCGCTTCCGGGCTTACAACCCCGCTACCGCTAGGATGGCGCAGCTCTTGGGCATGGCCCCGGTCCAGGTGGAGGCCGCCGACATTCCCCAGGCCTTCGCCACGGGGATTGTGGAGGCCATGGTGACCTCGGCCGTGACCGGGGTGGACAGCCAGGCCTGGGACTTCGCCCGCTACTTCTACGACGTCAAGGCCTGGATTCCCAAGAACATGGTGGTCATCGGCCGCCGGGCCTTTGAGAGCCTCCCGCCCCAAGACCGGGAAGCCCTCTTGCAGGCGGCGAGGCGGGCAGAGGAAAGGGGCTGGAGGCTTTCCCAGGAGCAGGAGACCAGGGCCATGCAGACCCTAGCGGGCCGGGGGATGCAGGTGGTGAAGCCGTCCTCCCAGCTCATGGCTGATTTCAAGCGGGTGGGGGAGGCTATGGTCCTGGAGTGGCAGCGGCAGGCGGGGGCCACGGGGATTAGGGTCTACCGCCAGTACCTGGGGCGGTGA
- a CDS encoding TRAP transporter small permease — MRVLGWALEALYRLADGLAVLLGLFILLVILAQVAGRFLGFVVPSALELAGFATAGLIFLGLAPTLRAGGHVRVVALWQRLPPGSRALVERLSLLLSLLAALYAALQAWGRVGESLRYGDLAPGLLPLPLWIPLAVVAFGVSVFALALLEALLKTFRGGRT, encoded by the coding sequence GTGAGGGTGCTAGGGTGGGCCCTCGAGGCCCTCTACCGCCTGGCCGATGGGCTGGCCGTACTCCTGGGGCTCTTCATCCTTCTCGTGATCCTGGCCCAGGTGGCGGGGAGGTTCTTGGGGTTCGTAGTGCCCTCGGCCCTGGAGCTTGCCGGCTTCGCCACCGCGGGCCTCATCTTCCTGGGCCTCGCCCCCACGCTGAGGGCCGGAGGGCATGTGCGGGTGGTGGCCCTCTGGCAGAGGCTGCCTCCTGGATCTCGGGCTCTGGTGGAGCGGCTTAGCCTCCTCCTCAGCCTCCTGGCTGCCCTCTACGCTGCCCTCCAGGCCTGGGGCAGGGTTGGGGAGAGCCTCCGCTATGGGGACCTGGCCCCCGGGCTTCTCCCCCTGCCCCTATGGATTCCCCTGGCGGTGGTGGCCTTTGGGGTTAGCGTCTTCGCCCTGGCCCTCCTCGAGGCCCTTCTGAAGACCTTCCGGGGAGGAAGGACGTGA
- a CDS encoding TRAP transporter large permease translates to MSLLGIGLLLVALLFLLLGLGVYVGLALLLVGLAGLALFTTAPPGPNVATALWTSTSGWSLAALPLFVWMGEILYRSRLAQSLFQGLTPLLARLPGGLLHVNVVASALFAAVIGSSAATTATVGRFTLPELLRRGYPKPLALGSLAGAGTLGFLIPPSVVMIVYGVMAEVSVARLFIAGVVPGALLALLFMFTVAFLAFFRREELPREPAPPLAEVFRGLGAVLPVLVLILLVLGSIYLGVATATEAAAIGVSGALALTVLRGEFNRELLRESLLGAVRTTSLIGLILAGAGVLTLAMGFTGIPRALAAWVAESGITPLLFILFLSLVYIVLGWFLDGISIVVLTISVILPVVKAIGLDPLWFGIYLVIMVEFAQITPPVGFNLFVIQSLTGEDLFRIARYSLPFMGVLLLMVVLLVAFPGLATWLPRTMMGG, encoded by the coding sequence GTGAGCCTCCTTGGTATCGGCCTCCTTCTGGTGGCCCTCCTGTTCCTTCTCCTGGGCCTGGGGGTCTACGTGGGCCTGGCCCTCCTCCTGGTGGGCCTGGCCGGCCTCGCCCTCTTCACCACCGCTCCCCCTGGGCCCAACGTGGCCACGGCCCTTTGGACCAGCACCTCCGGGTGGAGCCTGGCCGCCCTGCCCCTCTTCGTCTGGATGGGGGAGATCCTCTACCGCTCCCGCTTGGCCCAAAGCCTCTTCCAGGGGCTTACTCCCCTCCTCGCCCGGCTTCCCGGGGGCCTGCTCCACGTGAACGTGGTGGCCAGCGCCCTCTTCGCCGCCGTTATCGGCTCCTCGGCGGCCACCACCGCCACCGTGGGGCGCTTCACCCTGCCCGAACTCCTCAGGCGGGGCTACCCCAAGCCCCTGGCCCTGGGCTCCTTGGCGGGAGCGGGCACCTTGGGCTTCCTCATCCCCCCCAGCGTGGTCATGATCGTCTACGGGGTCATGGCCGAGGTGTCCGTGGCCCGGCTCTTCATAGCAGGGGTGGTGCCCGGGGCCCTTCTGGCCCTCCTCTTCATGTTTACCGTGGCCTTTCTGGCCTTCTTCCGCCGGGAGGAGCTTCCCCGGGAGCCCGCCCCGCCCCTGGCCGAGGTCTTCCGAGGTCTTGGTGCCGTGCTCCCCGTCCTTGTCCTGATCCTCCTTGTTCTGGGTTCCATTTACCTGGGCGTGGCCACCGCCACCGAGGCGGCGGCCATCGGGGTGAGCGGGGCCCTAGCCCTCACCGTCCTAAGAGGAGAGTTCAACAGGGAGCTCTTACGGGAGAGTCTCCTTGGAGCGGTGCGCACCACTAGCCTGATCGGCCTGATCCTGGCGGGGGCAGGGGTCCTCACCTTGGCCATGGGCTTCACGGGCATTCCCCGGGCCCTGGCGGCCTGGGTGGCAGAGTCGGGGATCACCCCCCTCCTTTTCATCCTCTTTCTCAGCCTGGTCTACATCGTCCTAGGGTGGTTCCTGGATGGGATCTCCATCGTGGTCCTCACGATCAGCGTTATCCTGCCCGTAGTCAAGGCTATCGGCCTGGATCCCCTTTGGTTTGGTATCTATCTCGTGATCATGGTGGAGTTCGCCCAGATCACCCCGCCCGTGGGTTTCAACCTCTTCGTCATCCAGTCCCTCACGGGGGAGGACCTCTTCCGCATCGCCCGCTACAGCCTTCCCTTCATGGGGGTGCTCCTCCTCATGGTGGTCCTCCTGGTGGCCTTCCCGGGCCTGGCTACCTGGCTTCCCCGGACCATGATGGGAGGGTAG
- a CDS encoding MBL fold metallo-hydrolase, with product MKLVPLYLGFPARSHRGYLGLSSAYLVVGERLFLYDTLGYGEREGLFARMEALGFSPLDVGVVILSHLHFDHAANADLFPWSEVWVHEAELDHALRVYRDPRVDPACLAWLPEVLPRLRPVGEGRVAPGLTLLHLPGHTPGLLGLEVEGLGVLVSDAVKSRYDLEGPTAPPCWNPGLAQKSRQRLLAYPRLFPGHDVPLRKEGGAFLPEGEAEILLRLGDGREVILRL from the coding sequence GTGAAGCTGGTTCCCCTGTACCTCGGTTTCCCTGCCCGGAGCCACAGGGGTTACTTGGGCCTTTCTAGCGCCTACCTGGTCGTGGGGGAGCGCCTTTTCCTCTACGATACCCTGGGCTATGGGGAGCGGGAGGGGCTCTTTGCGCGCATGGAGGCCTTGGGGTTCTCGCCCTTGGACGTGGGAGTGGTCATCCTAAGCCACCTGCACTTTGACCACGCTGCCAATGCGGACCTTTTCCCTTGGTCGGAGGTGTGGGTGCATGAGGCGGAGCTGGACCATGCGCTCCGGGTCTACCGGGACCCAAGGGTGGACCCCGCCTGCCTGGCCTGGCTCCCTGAGGTCCTTCCGCGCCTGCGGCCCGTGGGGGAGGGAAGGGTGGCCCCGGGCCTCACCCTCCTCCACCTGCCGGGGCACACCCCGGGCCTTTTGGGCCTCGAGGTGGAGGGCCTTGGGGTACTGGTGAGCGATGCGGTAAAGAGCCGGTACGACCTGGAAGGACCAACTGCGCCCCCTTGCTGGAACCCGGGCTTGGCCCAAAAGAGCCGCCAGCGGCTCCTGGCCTATCCGAGGCTTTTCCCCGGGCACGACGTCCCCCTGCGCAAGGAGGGGGGAGCCTTCCTTCCCGAGGGGGAGGCGGAGATCCTCCTGAGGCTTGGCGATGGCAGGGAAGTGATTTTGCGTTTATAG
- a CDS encoding LamB/YcsF family protein translates to MVVDLNADAGESYGAFTYGHDREIFPLVTSVNLACGFHGGSPARIREAVALAKAHGVAVGAHPGFPDLVGFGRREMALAPEEVYSDVLYQLGALYAFLRAEGLAMHHVKPHGALYLKACRDRETARAIAEAVRAFDRGLPLVVLPGTVYEEEAVRAGLKVVREAFPERAYLRNGQLAPRTMPGSWITDPEEAARRALDMVHKGRVEALDGGEVEVRAETLCIHGDNPRAPEVARVVREALEGAGVGIRAF, encoded by the coding sequence GTGGTGGTGGACTTAAATGCGGACGCGGGGGAGTCCTATGGGGCCTTCACCTACGGCCACGACCGGGAGATCTTTCCCCTGGTGACCTCGGTGAACCTGGCCTGCGGCTTCCACGGGGGGAGCCCCGCCAGGATCCGGGAGGCCGTAGCCCTGGCCAAGGCCCACGGGGTGGCCGTGGGGGCCCACCCGGGCTTCCCCGACCTGGTGGGGTTTGGCAGGCGGGAGATGGCCCTTGCCCCGGAGGAGGTGTACTCCGACGTCCTCTACCAGCTCGGGGCCCTTTACGCCTTTTTGAGGGCAGAGGGGCTTGCCATGCACCACGTGAAGCCCCATGGGGCCCTCTACCTCAAGGCCTGCCGGGACCGGGAAACGGCCCGGGCCATCGCTGAGGCGGTGCGGGCCTTTGACCGGGGGCTTCCCCTGGTGGTCCTCCCTGGGACGGTCTACGAGGAGGAAGCGGTGCGGGCGGGGCTTAAGGTGGTGCGGGAGGCCTTCCCGGAGCGGGCCTACCTGCGAAACGGCCAGCTTGCCCCCCGCACCATGCCGGGAAGCTGGATCACCGACCCCGAGGAGGCGGCCCGGAGGGCCCTGGACATGGTCCATAAGGGCAGGGTGGAGGCCCTGGACGGGGGCGAGGTGGAGGTGCGGGCCGAGACCCTTTGCATCCATGGGGACAACCCCCGGGCCCCGGAGGTGGCCCGGGTGGTAAGGGAGGCCCTGGAGGGCGCAGGGGTGGGGATCCGGGCCTTCTGA
- a CDS encoding zinc-dependent alcohol dehydrogenase family protein, translating into MKTKAAVLLEMGRPMPYAATRPLEVLEVDLEGPGLGEVLVEVKAAGLCHSDLSAVDGTRPWPLPLVLGHEAAGIVRAVGPGVGDLAEGDHVVFSFVPMCGNCRYCAAGRPHLCERGVQANREGRLLTGARRFSLEGRPLHHHLGVAAFSQFTVAARESLVPIPKEVPLETAALFGCAVATGVGAVLNTARVEEGASVAVLGLGGVGLAAVMGAALAGAHPIVAVDLLPHKVELARGLGATHGVVVGDGDAAEAVREITGGGADYAFETAGSVAAMELAYRATRRGGVTVTVGLPQPERMLALPAVGLTAEERTLKGSYMGSSNPRRDVPRFLALYRAGRLPVDRLLTGTLPLEAINEGLDRLAQGEAVRQIVIP; encoded by the coding sequence GTGAAGACCAAGGCCGCGGTCCTGTTGGAGATGGGCAGACCCATGCCCTATGCGGCGACGAGGCCCTTGGAGGTCCTCGAGGTGGACCTGGAGGGGCCAGGGCTGGGAGAGGTCCTGGTGGAGGTGAAGGCGGCGGGGCTTTGCCACTCGGACCTTTCCGCCGTGGACGGCACCCGCCCCTGGCCCTTGCCCCTCGTCCTGGGCCACGAGGCGGCGGGGATCGTGCGGGCGGTGGGGCCTGGGGTTGGGGACCTAGCCGAGGGCGACCACGTGGTCTTTTCCTTCGTCCCCATGTGCGGGAACTGCCGCTACTGCGCGGCTGGAAGGCCCCATCTATGCGAACGGGGGGTGCAGGCCAACCGCGAGGGAAGGCTCCTCACCGGGGCCCGTAGGTTCTCCCTGGAGGGCAGGCCCCTGCACCACCACCTGGGGGTGGCGGCCTTCAGCCAGTTCACGGTGGCGGCCAGGGAGTCCCTGGTCCCCATTCCCAAGGAGGTGCCCCTGGAAACGGCGGCCCTCTTTGGGTGCGCCGTGGCCACGGGCGTGGGGGCTGTCCTCAACACGGCCCGGGTGGAGGAGGGGGCCAGCGTCGCCGTCCTCGGCCTGGGGGGCGTGGGCCTGGCCGCGGTGATGGGGGCGGCCTTGGCGGGGGCCCACCCCATTGTGGCCGTGGACCTCCTCCCCCACAAGGTGGAGCTGGCCAGGGGTCTGGGGGCGACCCATGGCGTCGTCGTGGGGGATGGGGATGCCGCGGAGGCGGTGCGGGAGATCACGGGGGGCGGGGCGGACTACGCCTTTGAGACCGCGGGCTCGGTGGCGGCCATGGAGCTGGCCTACAGGGCCACCCGGAGGGGCGGGGTGACGGTGACCGTGGGCCTGCCTCAACCGGAGAGGATGCTGGCCCTGCCCGCCGTGGGCCTCACCGCGGAGGAGCGGACGCTGAAGGGGAGCTACATGGGCTCCTCCAATCCCCGCCGCGATGTGCCCCGCTTCCTGGCCCTGTACCGGGCGGGGAGGCTGCCCGTGGACCGCCTGTTGACGGGGACCCTGCCCCTGGAGGCCATCAACGAGGGGTTGGACCGGCTGGCCCAGGGGGAGGCGGTGCGGCAGATCGTGATTCCCTAG
- a CDS encoding NAD-dependent succinate-semialdehyde dehydrogenase, which yields MFILPALEKEVSREALIGGAWRPLKERFPVVSPATGEVVAEVADCGEKEAREALEEAVAAFSTWSRATAYERARVLRRWWELILEHREPLARLMALEMGKPLKEGRGEVVYAAGFVEWYAEEAKRIYGETVPSQFPHKRILVRYEPVGPVYGITPWNFPAAMVTRKVAPALAAGCTFVLKPAEESPLTALYLARLFLEAGGPPGVFQVLPTSRPAEVSRPFLEDERIPKLTFTGSTEVGLSLYREAAKTLKRVSLELGGGAPVLVFADADLERVVEETLRAKFRNAGESCVAANRIFVEAAIAEAFAEAYAERVRALRMGDPLSEETDIGPLVNEAALRKVRAHVEDALALGASLVVGGEAKGLFFAPTVLLDVKPESLLFREETFGPVAPLTVFRTEEEAVRWANGFPVGLAAYVFTRDLSRAFRVAEALEYGIVGVNDGVPSTPQAPFGGRKRSGLGREGGKWGLEEYLEVKYISLGL from the coding sequence GTGTTCATCTTGCCGGCTCTTGAAAAGGAGGTTTCCAGGGAGGCCCTGATCGGCGGGGCCTGGCGGCCCCTAAAAGAGCGGTTCCCGGTGGTCTCCCCGGCCACCGGGGAGGTGGTGGCCGAGGTGGCGGACTGCGGGGAAAAGGAGGCCCGGGAGGCCTTGGAGGAGGCGGTGGCGGCCTTTTCCACCTGGAGCCGGGCCACGGCCTATGAAAGGGCCCGGGTGCTCAGGCGCTGGTGGGAGCTCATCCTGGAGCACCGGGAACCCCTGGCCCGGCTCATGGCCCTGGAGATGGGCAAACCCCTAAAGGAGGGGAGGGGGGAGGTGGTCTACGCCGCGGGCTTCGTGGAGTGGTACGCGGAGGAGGCCAAGCGGATCTACGGGGAAACGGTCCCCTCCCAGTTCCCCCACAAGCGGATCCTGGTGCGCTACGAGCCCGTGGGGCCGGTCTATGGGATCACCCCCTGGAACTTCCCCGCGGCCATGGTGACCCGGAAGGTGGCCCCGGCCCTGGCGGCGGGGTGCACCTTCGTCCTCAAGCCCGCGGAGGAGAGCCCCCTGACCGCCTTGTACCTGGCCCGGCTCTTCCTGGAGGCGGGGGGGCCGCCCGGGGTCTTCCAGGTCCTCCCCACCTCCCGACCCGCCGAGGTCTCCCGGCCCTTCCTGGAGGACGAGAGGATCCCTAAGCTCACCTTTACCGGGAGCACCGAGGTGGGGCTTAGCCTCTACCGGGAGGCGGCCAAGACCCTGAAGCGGGTCTCCCTGGAGCTGGGCGGGGGGGCTCCGGTCCTGGTCTTCGCCGATGCCGATCTGGAGCGGGTGGTGGAGGAGACCCTGAGGGCCAAGTTCCGGAACGCCGGGGAGTCCTGTGTGGCGGCGAACCGGATCTTTGTGGAGGCTGCGATCGCCGAGGCCTTCGCCGAGGCCTACGCCGAGAGGGTCCGGGCCCTCAGGATGGGGGACCCCCTTTCCGAGGAGACGGACATCGGTCCCCTGGTGAACGAGGCGGCCCTCAGGAAGGTGCGGGCCCACGTGGAGGACGCCCTAGCCCTAGGGGCCTCCTTGGTGGTGGGCGGGGAGGCCAAGGGGCTCTTCTTCGCCCCCACGGTGCTTTTAGACGTGAAGCCGGAAAGCCTCCTCTTCCGGGAGGAGACCTTCGGCCCGGTGGCCCCCCTCACGGTCTTCCGGACCGAGGAGGAGGCGGTGCGCTGGGCCAACGGCTTCCCGGTGGGGCTCGCCGCCTACGTGTTCACCCGGGACCTCTCCCGGGCCTTCCGGGTGGCCGAGGCCCTGGAGTACGGGATCGTGGGGGTGAACGACGGGGTGCCCTCCACGCCCCAGGCCCCCTTTGGGGGGAGGAAGCGCTCGGGGTTGGGGCGGGAAGGGGGGAAGTGGGGCCTAGAGGAGTACCTGGAGGTCAAGTACATCTCCTTGGGGCTTTAG
- a CDS encoding xanthine dehydrogenase family protein molybdopterin-binding subunit, which yields MPKRRYLTFPYATPVALVYDSGNYEEAFQKALELVGYWNLRKEQAELRAKGRYLGIGLSCYIEACGLAPSKVVGQLGAQAGLWESALVRVAPTGKVEVYTGSHSHGQGHETAFSQVVADLLGVSLEDVEIVHGDTGRIPFGMGTYGSRSAPVGLSAVVRAVEKVLDKARRIAAHLLEVAPEDLEYREGRFEVKGVPGKAKGFQEVALQAYLAHNLPEGMEPGLEATAFFDPSNFVFPFGTHVAVVEVFPETGEVKLLRYVAVDDCGPQINPLLVKGQVEGGVVQGIAQALLEEGVYDENGQLLTTSYMEYAMPRAAHIPRIEHGHTVTPSPVNPLGVKGIGEAGTIAAAQAVVNAVMDALRPFGVRHLDMPLTPEKIWRALRDRVPVAAD from the coding sequence ATGCCCAAGCGGAGGTACCTCACCTTCCCCTACGCCACCCCCGTGGCCCTGGTCTACGACTCGGGCAACTACGAGGAGGCCTTCCAGAAGGCCTTGGAGCTCGTGGGCTACTGGAACCTCCGCAAGGAGCAGGCGGAGCTCAGGGCCAAGGGGCGCTACCTGGGCATCGGCCTCTCCTGCTACATCGAGGCCTGCGGCCTCGCCCCCTCCAAGGTGGTGGGCCAGCTTGGGGCCCAGGCGGGGCTTTGGGAGAGCGCCCTGGTGCGGGTGGCCCCCACGGGCAAGGTGGAGGTCTACACGGGCAGCCACAGCCACGGCCAGGGGCACGAGACCGCCTTTAGCCAGGTGGTGGCCGACCTCTTGGGGGTTTCCCTGGAGGACGTGGAGATCGTCCACGGGGACACGGGCCGCATCCCCTTCGGCATGGGCACCTACGGCTCCCGGAGCGCCCCGGTGGGGCTTTCCGCCGTGGTCCGGGCGGTGGAGAAGGTCCTGGACAAGGCGAGGCGCATCGCCGCCCACCTCTTGGAGGTGGCCCCCGAGGACCTGGAGTACCGGGAGGGGCGGTTTGAGGTCAAGGGGGTGCCGGGGAAGGCCAAGGGCTTCCAGGAGGTGGCCCTCCAGGCCTACCTGGCCCACAACCTGCCTGAGGGGATGGAGCCGGGCCTGGAGGCCACGGCCTTCTTCGATCCCTCTAACTTCGTCTTCCCCTTCGGCACCCACGTGGCCGTGGTGGAGGTCTTCCCCGAGACCGGGGAGGTCAAGCTCCTCCGCTACGTGGCTGTGGACGACTGCGGCCCCCAGATCAACCCCCTCTTGGTCAAGGGGCAGGTGGAGGGGGGCGTGGTCCAGGGCATCGCCCAGGCCCTTCTGGAGGAGGGGGTGTACGACGAGAACGGCCAGCTCCTGACCACGAGCTACATGGAGTACGCCATGCCCAGGGCGGCCCACATCCCCCGGATCGAGCACGGCCATACGGTGACGCCCTCCCCGGTGAACCCCCTGGGGGTCAAGGGGATTGGGGAGGCGGGGACCATCGCCGCGGCCCAGGCGGTGGTCAACGCGGTGATGGACGCCCTTAGGCCCTTTGGGGTCCGGCATCTGGACATGCCCCTTACCCCGGAGAAGATCTGGCGGGCCCTTCGGGACAGGGTTCCCGTGGCTGCTGACTAG
- a CDS encoding FAD binding domain-containing protein — translation MYPASFRYLRPQTLDEAIRLLEENPEAKLLAGGHSLIPAMKLRLATPPLLVDIGRLPELKGIREEDGAYFVGALTTHAELERSSLPLLPLVARVIGDPMVRNLGTLGGSLAHADPAADYPAAVLALEAEILARGPRGERWIPARDFFQGMFQTALAPGEVLVGLRVPKLPGYRFAYEKFLHPASGYAVVGVAAAVLQEGEALKDVRLGATGAAYGPFRLEGVEAALKGGAGPVEATRDYTPPVPLAEDRFASAEYRLHLLRVLARRALERALAG, via the coding sequence ATGTACCCGGCAAGCTTCCGCTACCTCCGGCCGCAGACCCTGGACGAGGCCATCCGGCTTCTGGAGGAGAACCCGGAGGCCAAGCTCCTGGCGGGGGGGCACTCCCTGATCCCGGCCATGAAGCTCCGCCTGGCCACCCCTCCTCTCCTCGTGGACATTGGCCGCCTCCCCGAGCTTAAGGGGATCCGCGAGGAGGACGGGGCCTACTTCGTGGGGGCCCTCACCACCCACGCCGAGCTGGAGCGCTCCTCCCTCCCCCTCCTCCCCCTGGTGGCCCGGGTGATCGGGGACCCCATGGTGCGCAACCTGGGCACCCTTGGGGGGAGCCTGGCCCACGCCGACCCCGCGGCGGACTACCCGGCGGCGGTCCTGGCCCTGGAGGCCGAGATCCTGGCCAGGGGGCCCAGGGGGGAGCGCTGGATCCCCGCCCGGGACTTCTTCCAGGGGATGTTCCAGACCGCCCTGGCCCCAGGCGAGGTCCTCGTGGGCCTAAGGGTCCCCAAGCTCCCCGGGTACCGCTTCGCCTACGAGAAGTTCCTCCACCCCGCCTCGGGCTACGCTGTGGTGGGCGTGGCGGCGGCGGTCCTCCAGGAGGGGGAGGCCCTCAAGGATGTCCGCCTGGGGGCCACCGGGGCGGCCTACGGGCCTTTCCGCCTGGAAGGGGTGGAGGCGGCCCTCAAGGGGGGTGCGGGCCCCGTGGAGGCCACCCGGGACTACACCCCCCCTGTCCCCCTGGCCGAGGACCGCTTCGCGAGCGCCGAGTACCGGCTCCACCTCCTCCGGGTCCTGGCCCGGCGGGCCCTGGAGAGGGCCCTGGCCGGATAG